In Aspergillus fumigatus Af293 chromosome 2, whole genome shotgun sequence, a genomic segment contains:
- a CDS encoding FAD-dependent oxidoreductase, producing the protein MNVLCRWDKSMRPAIDSIRAAISSFDYYDSNGELRDCLPYAPGDLLNVEVVQMSGLIDLLYGKAKDCGIDLRFGAIVCDYWESEGNAGIVLENGHKVAADCVIAADGWGTITGKDVAPYSTGAAIYRSHFDSREIRDDPEANWILDSTGRADHANMYLGKDTTLLVGTVGKGKNVKSKDLIIPGSSLQTLSMSWNWSRTGQWLLAMRPMLCTPISVKEPTWPLKMQQSSLLAWSSVERKTCLSVCGLWRNYARSEFRWSRQLRSRRWRGSSMQTGILTKLMGNQPMIHAQPGYCDMTV; encoded by the exons ATGAATGTGCTGTGCCGGTGGGACAAGTCGATGAGACCAGCTATTGACTCTATACGCGCCGCCATCAGCTCCTTCGACTACTACGATAGTAACGGTGAGCTCAGAGACTGCCTTCCATATGCTCCAGGTGACCTTCTCAACGTTGAAGTGGTGCAGATGTCGGGACTTATTGACCTGCTGTATGGGAAGGCTAAAGATTGCGGCATTGATCTTCGATTCGGAGCCATCGTCTGTGATTACTGGGAGTCCGAGGGAAACGCGGGAATCGTGTTGGAGAATGGACACAAGGTAGCTGCTGACTGCGtgattgctgctgatggaTGGG GTACCATCACCGGAAAAGATGTGGCCCCCTACTCGACTGGTGCTGCCATATATCGATCACATTTTGATTCACGCGAGATTAGGGATGACCCAGAGGCAAATTGGATCCTTGACAGCACAGGTCGGGCAGACCACGCTAACATGTACCTCGGAAAGGATACTACTCTTTTGGTGGGTACCGTCGGAAAGGGTAAAAATGT CAAGTCCAAGGACTTGATAATTCCTGGCTCCAGCCTGCAGACCCTCAGCATGTCGTGGAATTGGTCAAGGACTGGCCAGTGG TTATTGGCGATGCGGCCCATGCTATGCACCCCAATCTCGGTCAAGGAGCCAACATGGCCATTGAAGATGCAGCAGTCGTCGCTACTTGCCTGGAGCTCTgtggaaagaaaaacatgCCTGTCGGTCTGCGGGTTGTGGAGAAATTACG CCAGAAGCGAGTTTCGGTGGTCGAGGCAGCTTCGATCAAGGCGATGGAGAGGCAGTTCGATGCAAACTGGGATACTGACCAAGCTCATGGGAAACCAACCTATGATCCACGCCCAGCCTGGTTACTGCGACATGACTGTGTGA
- the fgaOx3 gene encoding chanoclavine-I aldehyde reductase easA: MREEPSSAQLFKPLKVGRCHLQHRMIMAPTTRFRADGQGVPLPFVQEYYGQRASVPGTLLITEATDITPKAMGYKHVPGIWSEPQREAWREIVSRVHSKKCFIFCQLWATGRAADPDVLADMKDLISSSAVPVEEKGPLPRALTEDEIQQCIADFAQAARNAINAGFDGVEIHGANGYLIDQFTQKSCNHRQDRWGGSIENRARFAVEVTRAVIEAVGADRVGVKLSPYSQYLGMGTMDELVPQFEYLIAQMRRLDVAYLHLANSRWLDEEKPHPDPNHEVFVRVWGQSSPILLAGGYDAASAEKVTEQMAAATYTNVAIAFGRYFISTPDLPFRVMAGIQLQKYDRASFYSTLSREGYLDYPFSAEYMALHNFPV, encoded by the coding sequence ATGCGAGAAGAACCGTCCTCTGCTCAGCTATTCAAGCCGCTCAAGGTGGGAAGATGTCATCTCCAACATAGGATGATCATGGCGCCGACAACTCGATTCCGGGCCGATGGACAGGGGGTCCCGCTTCCTTTTGTACAAGAGTATTACGGTCAGCGTGCATCGGTTCCTGGcaccctcctcatcaccgAAGCAACAGACATCACCCCCAAGGCGATGGGTTACAAACATGTCCCGGGGATATGGAGTGAGCCGCAGCGCGAGGCGTGGAGAGAGATTGTTTCTAGAGTCCATTCGAAAAAATGCTTTATTTTCTGCCAGTTATGGGCGACCGGCCGCGCCGCAGATCCGGACGTACTCGCCGACATGAAGGACCTGATCTCTAGTAGCGCCGTGCCTGTAGAAGAGAAGGGACCTCTTCCCCGAGCTCTGACTGAGGACGAAATCCAGCAGTGCATCGCAGATTTTGCGCAGGCGGCCCGAAACGCCATCAATGCTGGGTTCGATGGGGTGGAGATCCATGGTGCCAATGGGTACCTCATCGACCAGTTCACACAGAAGTCTTGCAACCACCGCCAGGATCGATGGGGCGGAAGCATCGAGAATCGAGCTCGTTTTGCGGTCGAGGTAACACGGGCGGTTATCGAGGCCGTGGGTGCCGATCGTGTCGGCGTCAAACTCTCCCCCTACAGTCAGTATCTGGGGATGGGAACAATGGACGAGCTTGTGCCACAGTTTGAGTATCTCATTGCCCAGATGCGGCGATTGGATGTCGCATATCTCCATCTTGCCAACTCCCGATGGCTTGATGAGGAAAAGCCCCATCCTGACCCTAATCATGAGGTGTTTGTGCGTGTCTGGGGTCAATCCTCACCTATCCTGCTGGCAGGCGGGTATGATGCGGCATCGGCAGAGAAGGTGACGGAGCAGATGGCGGCAGCGACTTACACCAATGTGGCCATTGCTTTTGGGAGGTACTTTATCTCGACTCCAGACCTGCCCTTTCGGGTCATGGCTGGCATCCAGCTTCAAAAGTACGATCGTGCCTCTTTCTATAGCACGCTATCAAGAGAAGGCTACCTTGATTACCCTTTCAGCGCTGAATATATGGCATTGCATAATTTCCCCGTCTAA
- the fgaFS gene encoding festuclavine dehydrogenase easG, with amino-acid sequence MTILVLGGRGKTASRLSLLLDNAGVPFLVGSSSTSYVGPYKMTHFDWLNEDTWTNVFLRASLDGIDPISAVYLVGGHAPELVDPGIRFINVARAQGVNRFVLLSASNIAKGTHSMGILHAHLDSLEDVQYVVLRPTWFMENLLEDPHVSWIKKEDKIYSATGDGKIPFISADDIARVAFSVLTEWKSQRAQEYFVLGPELLSYDQVADILTTVLGRKITHVSLAEADLARLLRDDVGLPPDFAAMLASMETDVKHGTEVRNSHDVKKVTGSLPCSFLDFAEQEKARWMRH; translated from the exons ATGACTATCCTCGTGCTGGGTGGCCGCGGCAAAACAGCTAGTCGTCTATCCTTGTTGCTGGACAACGCCGGAGTCCCTTTCCTGGTCGGGTCCAGTTCAACTTCGTACGTAGGTCCCTACAAGATGACGCACTTTGACTGGCTCAACGAAGATACCTGGACCAATGTGTTCCTGCGCGCATCTCTAGACGGCATTGACCCAATTTCCGCCGTCTACCTAGTGGGAGGTCACGCAccagaattagttgatccAGGGATTCGATTTATCAATGTAGCTCGAGCTCAGGGTGTCAAccgcttcgtcctcctcagtGCCAGTAATATAGCCAAGGGAACACACTCCATGGGCATTCTACACGCTCACCTCGATTCTCTTGAGGATGTTCAATATGTGGTCTTGAGGCCGACCTGGTTCATGG AGAACCTCCTGGAGGATCCACATGTCAGCTggatcaagaaggaggataAGATCTACTCCGCTACCGGGGATGGCAAGATCCCATTTATCTCTGCGGACGATATTGCGCGAGTTGCGTTCTCTGTACTCACAGAATGGAAGTCACAAAGAGCTCAGGAGTATTTTGTCCTAGGTCCAGAGTTACTTTCTTATGACCAG GTAGCGGATATACTCACAACTGTTCTGGGCCGAAAGATCACCCATGTCAGTCTCGCTGAGGCAGACTTGGCTCGGCTTCTAAGAGATGACGTCGGCCTACCACCCGATTTCGCGGCCATGCTTGCTTCAATGGAGACAGATGTTAAGCACGGTACAGAGGTACGCAATAGCCATGATGTGAAGAAGGTAACTGGAAGTTTGCCATGCAGCTTCTTGGACTTTGCAGAGCAGGAAAAAGCGCGCTGGATGCGGCATTAA
- the easK gene encoding cytochrome P450 monooxygenase easK, with product MLLLTFTLPVVTLLLAHIIRSWFRLRHIPGPFWAKITDLWREHHYIKGDYGDRPMAPYFAIPSLLGMESAMDQIQQELEDQICRRVTIDVVLWMRLFSLESLHWIAFSNKLGYLSEGKDTDGILSILQSKFIGLAGQLCGWIHRTTLRFHFPKSCTGTAVAPSQRKASHRDLLAHFMDASQKNPETLEERGVLGATISTIFAGTDTTGTSLTFFMYYLIKHPAALARLQEELDSAVRSGNLSYPPKWVEVSTLKYLQAVFKETLRLHSTARMSLYRVVGPEGLDLCGERLPSGTNLGCFGYTAHRNEPIYGRDAALFRPERWIEASNDTLLSMERASL from the exons ATGCTCCTTCTCACATTCACGTTACCAGTGGTGACGCTTTTACTTGCTCACATCATTCGGAGCTGGTTCCGTTTGAGACATATCCCTGGACCTTTCTGGGCAAAGATAACCGATCTATGGCGCGAGCACCACTATATCAAGGGCGACTACGGCGAT CGTCCGATGGCACCATACTTTGCCATTCCAAGTTTGCTGGGGATGGAATCAGCGATGGACCAGATTCAACAAGAATTAGAGGATCAAATCTGTCGTAGAGTCACTATAGATGTGGTGCTGTGGATGCGACTATTCTCCTTGGAGAGTCTACACTGgatcgccttctccaacAAGCTAGGATACTTGAGTGAAGGAAAGGATACCGATGGAATACTGTCCATATTGCAAAGCAAATTCAT TGGGCTGGCTGGTCAATTATGTGGCTGGATTCATAGGACCACGCTTAGATTCCATTTTCCCAAAAGCTGCACAGGAACTGCAGTCGCGCCGTCACAACGAAAAGCCTCACACCGGGATTTACTTGCTCACTTTATGGATGCCTCTCAAAAGAACCCGGAGACTCTCGAGGAGAGAGGAGTTCTGGGAGCAACCATATCAACTATCTTCGCTGGCACTGACACGACTGGTACAAGCCTAACTTTCTTCATGTACTATCTCATCAAACATCCAGCCGCCCTTGCACGTTTACAGGAAGAGCTGGACTCGGCCGTCCGCTCTGGCAATCTCAGCTATCCACCCAAATGGGTAGAGGTGTCCACCCTTAAATATCTTCAGGCGGTATTCAAGGAAACCCTAAGATTACACAGCACTGCACGCATGTCTCTGTACCGTGTTGTCGGCCCCGAGGGGCTGGACTTGTGTGGTGAGCGTCTTCCTTCTGGGACCAATCTCGGATGCTTTGGTTATACAGCACACCGCAATGAACCCATCTACGGACGTGATGCGGCGCTGTTCCGACCAGAAAGATGGATTGAGGCATCGAATGATACACTGCTTTCCATGGAACGGGCGAGCCTTTGA
- the fgaPT1 gene encoding fumigaclavine A dimethylallyltransferase easL translates to MTKTDAQGRHPQETATHAATTDEEVQDQWRAPFEVLSRTLVFQHEDHRLWWERAASKLATYLRLAKYSVGSQYQHLLMFYSVYAPNLGPWPNDKRDNVHWVCGICPGGENLEISMNYQQGAKCTVRIAAETITPAAGTDKDPFNLTAEKKMIEDLKALQPNLNFTWFNHFQREVLVPEEVALNNDEIISKVPFKNQRLHGLDLSEGAFMLKSYFMPAIRSAITGVENTQIMFESIRKLNLKNANFISALSTLEDWMVPTNGRFMEYWDGISYDAVDACKARIKIYTGIRMKSIEHARDVWTLGGRLQGEDIEKGFDLVARLWRRLMDEEPSTCEMKYWMQWVWELRTDVPFPVPKLYFSVAAAEDHYVSDTVVEILDYLGWDDLVQTHRALMDEAWSLGQTTKSYLAFSYISVTFHSIKGPYITTYGNPSGPRPVF, encoded by the exons ATGACCAAGACCGACGCGCAAGGGCGCCATCCACAAGAGACGGCAACCCatgcagcaacaacagacgAAGAGGTTCAAGATCAATGGAGAGCTCCATTTGAGGTATTGAGTCGGACCCTTGTTTTTCAGCATGAGGACCACAGGCTTTGGTGGGAACGGGCAGCTTCAAAGCTTGCCACATACCTTAGGCTTGCAAAGTACAGTGTGGGATCTCAGTACCAGCATCTGTTGATGTTCTACTCCGTCTACGCGCCCAATTTGGGACCTTGGCCCAACGACAAGCGAGATAATGTTCACTGGGTCTGCGGTATCTGCCCTGGAGGCGAGAACCTGGAGATTAGCATGAACTACCAACAAGGAGCGAAATGCACAGTTCGCATCGCTGCTGAAACCATTACACCCGCGGCCGGTACCGATAAGGACCCTTTCAACCTAACcgctgagaagaagatgatcgaGGATCTTAAGGCCCTCCAGCCAAACCTGAACTTCACTTGGTTTAATCATTTTCAGCGGGAGGTTCTGGTGCCGGAAGAGGTGGCTCTAAACAATGACGAAATTATCTCCAAAGTCCCATTCAAGAATCAGAGACTCCATGGGCTCGATCTGAGTGAAGGAGCATTCATGTTGAAGTCCTACTTCATGCCTGCGATTCGCTCCGCCATCACTGGGGTTGAGAACACACAGATCATGTTCGAATCTATCCGAAAGCTGAATCTCAAGAATGCCAACTTTATCTCCGCTCTGAGTACGCTAGAAGACTGGATGGTTCCAACGAATGGCCGTTTTATGGAGTATTGGGATGGTATTTCCTATGACGCGGTCGATGCATGTAAAGCCAGGATCAAAATATATACTGGAATTCGTATGAAGTCAATAGAGCATGCCCGTGATGTCTGGACGCTGGGAGGGCGGCTCCAGGGCGAAGACATCGAGAAAGGGTTTGATCTTGTGGCAAGGCTGTGGAGACGCCtgatggatgaagagccaTCGACCTGCGAGATGAAGTACTGGATGCAATGGGTATGGGAGCTGAGAACTGATGTTCCTTTTCCTGTCCCTAAGCTATACTTCAGTGTTGCAGCAGCTGAAGATCACTATGTCTCCGATACAGTTGTCGAGATTCTCGACTACCTCGGTTGGGATGACCTTGTCCAGACTCATCGAGCTTTGATGGACGAAGCCTG GTCTTTGGGCCAGACAACAAAGAGCTATCTTGCCTTCAGCTATATCTCCGTTACATTCCACAGCATCAAAGGTCCTTATATCACAACATATGGCAACCCCAGCGGGCCACGACCCGTCTTTTGA
- the fgaDH gene encoding chanoclavine-I dehydrogenase easD translates to MASVESRIIAITGGASGIGAATCRLLAERGAAVLCVCDISPKNFDDLKISIKKINPSTKVHCATVDVTSSVEVRQWIEGIISDFGDLHGAVNAAGIAQGAGMRNTPTIAEEVDEEWTRIMNTNLNGVFYCTREEVRAMKGLPATDRSIVNVGSIASVSHMPDVYAYGTSKGACAYFTTCVAADAFPLGIRINNVSPGVTNTPMLPQFAPMAKTFEEIEESYKKEGLSLIEAEDVARTIVWLLSEDSRPVFGANINVGACMP, encoded by the exons ATGGCATCAGTCGAATCCCGAATAATCGCAATCACTGGCGGCGCCTCCGGCATTGGTGCGGCGACCTGCCGCCTGCTCGCTGAACGTGGCGCTGCGGTTCTGTGCGTCTGCGATATCTCGCCCAAGAATTTTGATGATCTCAAGATTTCAATCAAGAAAATTAATCCATCGACAAAAGTCCACTGCGCTACAGTCGATGTAACCTCCTCTGTGGAAGTTCGGCAATGGATCGAGGGCATCATATCTGATTTCGGAGACCTCCATGGAGCCGTCAATGCAGCCGGTATAGCTCAAGGTGCTGGCATGCGAAATACCCCCACGATTGCAGAGGAGGTGGACGAAGAGTGGACAAGGATTATGAACACTAACCTGAATGGCGTGTTCTATTGCACGCGCGAGGAGGTGCGTGCCATGAAGGGTCTGCCTGCTACAGATAGAAGTATTGTCAACGTTGGCAGTATTGCGAGCGTTTCTCACATGCCAGACGTGTATGCGTACGGCACCTCAAAAGGAGCCTGCGCCTATTTCACTACTTGTGTAGCTGCGGATGCGTTTCCCTTGGGTATCCGGATCAATAATGTCTCTCCAG GAGTCACAAACACGCCAATGCTTCCCCAGTTTGCTCCTATGGCGAAGACATTTGAAGAAATAGAAGAGTCATACAAAAAGGAGGGGCTATCGTtgatcgaggccgaggatgtGGCTAGAACCATTGTTTGGTTACTAAGTGAGGACTCTCGGCCGGTATTTGGGGCGAATATCAATGTCGGTGCTTGCATGCCGTAG
- the easM gene encoding cytochrome P450 monooxygenase easM — protein sequence MDFLQRILGILSSEDVAPALFASSISVLFLILSYQVLYPPSKYSAFPTINGTRWLALSNRRILAEFVTDAQGLMRNGLEKYDIFRIISSIGPMTILHPKYTDEIHNDRQLNFMAVLAKEMFPNYPGFDLFREGTDGSTVLQDAVKFGSSRCLGKSTQLLSDETSTLLQKLWGDEPEWHEVTAKSSVHDIIAHLSALLFYGPELCSHKEWLEVTDEYASVGFLAARQLRLWPPILRPIAQWFLPACRRLRYLASRTRGLIEPVIAARQKEKAICYSHGRQPPVYDDAIEWTERAAKGRPYDAAMSPLLFSINALHTTTDLLTQVILDLSTQPDLIVALRQEILSVKPQQNGWKNASLNQLLLMDSAIKESQRLKPTESILMRRYAMDDLTLADGNKIPKGTVLGIPIFGMRDPKIYVDPDMYDGYRFQKMRDKPGFENKCQLVSTSPWHLGFGHGIHACPGRFLAAVQVKIILCYIVAKYDFKLAGGAPPKVQSVGIELISDTEARLAVRRRQEMVIGLE from the exons ATGGACTTCTTACAACGGATCTTGGGAATTTTGAGCAGTGAAGATGTTGCACCGGCGTTGTTTGCCTCAAGCATCTCGGTGTTGTTCTTGATACTCTCATATCAAGTTCTCTACCCACCTTCAAAATACTCTGCTTTCCCCACGATCAATGGCACACGCTGGCTAGCACTCAGCAATCGGCGAATATTGGCGGAATTTGTGACCGATGCCCAGGGCCTCATGCGGAATGGCCTAGAG AAATACGATATCTTCCGTATTATATCCAGTATTGGCCCAATGACTATCCTGCACCCCAAATATACGGATGAGATTCACAATGACCGACAACTGAACTTTATGGCGGTGCTAGCTAAG GAGATGTTTCCTAATTACCCGGGCTTTGATCTCTTCCGCGAAGGTACAGATGGAAGCACTGTCTTACAGGACGCCGTAAAGTTTGGATCCTCACGGTGTTTGG GTAAATCAACCCAATTATTGTCGGATGAAACGAGCACCCTACTGCAAAAACTCTGGGGCGATGAACCGG AATGGCACGAGGTGACGGCAAAATCCTCTGTCCATGATATCATTGCCCACCTATCGGCCTTGCTTTTCTATGGGCCAGAACTGTGCAGCCATAAAGAATGGCTGGAAGTTACGGATGAGTATGCATCCGTCGGGTTTCTAGCGGCTCGACAGCTCCGTCTTTGGCCTCCCATATTACGGCCCATCGCCCAGTGGTTTCTCCCAGCTTGTCGGCGACTGCGGTATCTAGCAAGCAGAACTCGTGGCCTCATCGAGCCTGTCATTGCCGCTCGACAGAAAGAGAAGGCTATATGTTATTCGCATGGGCGTCAACCGCCTGTTTACGATGACGCGATAGAATGGACGGAGCGAGCTGCCAAAGGGCGCCCCTACGACGCCGCTATGAGTCCTCTACTTTTCTCGATCAATGCGCTTCACACGACCACTGACCTGTTAACTCAAGTCATTCTCGATCTCAGTACGCAGCCGGACCTGATTGTTGCCCTGCGTCAAGAAATTCTCTCAGTCAAACCTCAACAGAATGGGTGGAAGAACGCCAGCCTAAACCAACTTCTGCTCATGGATAGTGCTATCAAGGAAAGCCAACGACTGAAACCAACCGAGTCAA TACTCATGAGAAGATACGCAATGGATGACTTGACCCTTGCTGATGGCAACAAAATCCCTAAAGGGACTGTCCTGGGAATACCAATCTTCGGGATGCGAGATCCAAAGATATACGTTGACCCGGACATGTATGATGGATATCGATTTCAAAAGATGCGTGACAAGCCTGGATTTGAAAACAAGTGCCAGCTTGTCTCTACGAGCCCATGGCATCTCGGATTTGGCCATGGTATTCATGCATGCCCTGGTCGATTTCTTGCAGCCGTtcaggtcaagatcatcctctGCTATATTGTCGCAAAATATGATTTCAAACTGGCAGGTGGCGCGCCTCCCAAGGTACAATCTGTCGGGATAGAGTTGATATCGGATACCGAGGCAAGGCTCGCCGTGAGAAGAAGGCAAGAGATGGTGATTGGATTGGAGTAA
- the fgaAT gene encoding fumigaclavine B O-acetyltransferase easN has translation MKKQVTFKPFRLSPVDHSLPKVYIFKSLYFRGVDDTGSLSRLQDGIDRLISCLPFLSGEVVPCADIPDKVGVLQVQMPCPSLQEIPMLLVKSYPNHTWPAASTSERWRNTALLDQSYRPLPDFIPPSKPRPVLRFQANFLADGLMLCMGYNHSVFDGTGAGNILEMLADCCRANPNSILALPTNGDIESELRGLLSSPGVAVANASQEAYAINCAHTEVEPEPSSAMLYCWPFLLSSEKIECLQEACNSLLPHIVRLYSGTQSSLINQDTNWPHILSSNDVLTALLAVSIEKAREATGALGHMSRSLAMAVNLRERLKPMPRHYLGNLVTTVWVSHHRPAVKDLETMVLPVPACNRHEIDRDDLLWITHVAFRIRLGLNAINEEHIRGLIHYLHSQDDWEQIGIHFTDPIFISSWRHLKVYELDFGPTIGHAEHFEMDVGTTDGVCVVMPANTRAVGKTKKAPWDIRIVLNPEVLQALIASAIFGWAMVKDAST, from the coding sequence ATGAAGAAACAAGTGACTTTTAAACCCTTCCGTCTGAGCCCTGTGGACCATTCCCTGCCCAAAGTCTACATCTTCAAGTCGTTATATTTTCGAGGGGTAGATGATACTGGCAGTCTTTCGCGCCTGCAAGATGGTATAGACCGTCTAATATCCTGCTTGCCGTTTCTTTCCGGAGAAGTCGTGCCATGTGCGGATATCCCTGATAAAGTCGGGGTCCTCCAAGTGCAGATGCCTTGCCCCTCCCTCCAAGAGATCCCCATGCTCCTAGTTAAGTCATATCCGAACCACACATGGCCCGCAGCTAGTACTTCAGAGAGATGGAGGAATACGGCCTTACTCGATCAGTCATATCGTCCACTCCCTGATTTCATTCCGCCGTCGAAACCTCGACCCGTGCTCCGCTTCCAGGCCAATTTCCTGGCGGATGGACTCATGCTCTGTATGGGTTACAATCACTCTGTGTTTGACGGTACTGGAGCTGGTAATATCCTCGAAATGCTGGCTGACTGTTGCCGTGCCAATCCAAATAGCATTCTCGCTCTACCCACCAATGGCGACATCGAGTCCGAACTGCGCGGGCTGTTGTCCAGTCCTGGTGTTGCTGTTGCAAATGCGTCCCAGGAAGCGTATGCCATCAACTGTGCACACACGGAGGTAGAACCCGAACCTTCCTCCGCTATGCTGTACTGTTGGCCCTTCCTGTTGTCTTCCGAGAAGATTGAATGCCTGCAAGAAGCATGTAACAGCCTTTTACCACATATTGTACGCTTGTACAGTGGGACCCAAAGTTCTTTGATCAACCAGGACACAAACTGGCCACATATTCTCTCTAGCAACGACGTGTTGACCGCGTTGCTTGCCGTAAGTATTGAGAAAGCCAGGGAAGCGACAGGGGCCCTGGGACATATGAGCAGAAGCCTTGCGATGGCTGTGAATCTCCGAGAACGATTAAAGCCGATGCCGAGGCATTATCTTGGAAATTTAGTGACCACTGTATGGGTGTCTCATCATCGACCTGCGGTGAAGGACCTGGAGACGATGGTTTTACCTGTCCCAGCCTGTAATCGTCATGAAATTGACAGAGATGATCTCCTTTGGATTACCCACGTTGCGTTCCGTATCCGTCTTGGACTGAACGCCATCAACGAAGAGCATATTCGCGGGCTCATTCACTATCTGCACAGTCAGGATGATTGGGAGCAAATAGGCATTCATTTTACTGATCCCATATTCATCAGCAGCTGGCGGCATCTGAAAGTATACGAGCTCGACTTCGGTCCAACAATTGGGCATGCTGAGCACTTTGAAATGGATGTCGGAACCACGGATGGCGTATGCGTGGTTATGCCAGCTAACACAAGGGCTGTCGGAAAGACCAAGAAGGCTCCATGGGACATTCGCATTGTCTTGAATCCAGAGGTCTTGCAAGCTTTGATCGCTTCCGCAATCTTTGGTTGGGCTATGGTGAAGGATGCTTCCACGTAA
- the fgaCat gene encoding catalase easC, whose translation MLIERGLLSIMASKCSGTWSTYKTYTTANGCPFMKPEGPPADGRTLALNDHHLVESLAHFNREKIPERAVHAKGAAAYGEFEVTADISDICNIDMLLGVGKKTPCVTRFSTTGLERGSAEGMRDLKGMATKFYTKEGNWDWVCLNFPFFFIRDPLKFPSLMHAQRRDPRTNLLNPNMYWDWVTSNHESLHMVLLQFSDFGTMFNWRSLSGYMGHAYKWVMPNGSFKYVHIFLSSDRGPNFSQGEQAKDNSDLDPDHATRDLYEAIERGDYPTWTANVQVVDPAEAPDLGFNILDVTKHWNLGTYPKDLPKIPSRPFGKLTLNRIPDNFFAEVEQLAFSPSNMVPGVLPSEDPILQARMFAYPDAQRYRLGPNHHKIPVNQCPMTFNPTLRDGTGTFDANYGSLPGYVSESQGVNFARPQEHDPKFNAWLSQLSSRPWMQTNENDYKFPRDFYNALPEFRSQEFQDKMVENIIASVAQTRREIREKVYHTFHLVDPELSARVKRGVEKMDASFKQVSLSRL comes from the exons ATGCTAATTGAGCGTGGGTTATTGTCAATAATGGCTTCCAAATGTTCAGGTACATGGTCGACCTATAAGACATACACAACGGCCAATGGTTGTCCGTTCATGAAGCCTGAAGGCCCTCCGGCTGATGGGCGCACACTCGCCCTCAATGACCACCATTTGGTAGAATCGTTGGCTCATTTCAACCGGGAGAAGATCCCTGAGCGAGCAGTGCACGCCAAAGGTGCCGCAGCTTATGGGGAATTCGAG GTGACTGCCGACATTTCCGATATCTGTAACATTGACATGCTGCTAGGCGTGGGAAAGAAGACGCCGTGTGTGACGCGCTTCTCGACTACCGGGCTGGAGCGAGGTTCTGCCGAGGGAATGAGAGACTTGAAGGGGATGGCCACCAAATTCTACACCAAGGAAGGGAATTGGGACTGGGTGTGCCTcaactttcccttcttcttcatccggGATCCTCTCAAATTCCCGAGTCTAATGCATGCACAACGACGCGACCCTCGGACCAACCTCCTGAACCCCAATATGTACTGGGACTGGGTGACATCTAACCACGAGTCTCTTCACATGGTTCTGCTGCAGTTCAGTGACTTCGGCACCATGTTCAACTGGCGCTCCTTGAGTGGGTATATGGGTCATGCCTACAAGTGGGTTATGCCGAATGGCTCCTTCAAATATGTGCACATATTCCTGTCCTCGGACCGCGGACCCAACTTCAGCCAGGGCGAACAAGCCAAAGACAACTCCGATCTCGACCCTGACCATGCTACACGGGACCTGTACGAGGCCATTGAACGAGGAGACTACCCCACCTGGACGGCCAATGTGCAGGTGGTGGATCCGGCCGAAGCTCCCGATCTCGGCTTCAACATTCTTGATGTAACCAAGCACTGGAACCTGGGCACCTACCCCAAGGATCTTCCAAAGATCCCTTCACGTCCATTCGGAAAGTTGACGCTGAATCGCATCCCGGATAACTTCTTCGCCGAAGTCGAACAACTGGCCTTCTCCCCTTCCAATATGGTGCCCGGCGTCCTGCCCTCGGAAGATCCCATCCTCCAGGCGCGCATGTTTGCCTATCCAGACGCCCAGCGCTACAGGCTCGGCCCCAACCACCACAAAATTCCCGTTAATCAATGCCCAATGACTTTCAACCCAACTCTTCGTGACGGTACGGGCACTTTTGACGCCAACTATGGATCTTTGCCTGGCTACGTGTCCGAATCGCAGGGCGTGAATTTTGCACGTCCCCAGGAGCACGACCCCAAGTTCAACGCATGGCTGTCGCAGCtctcatccaggccctggATGCAGACCAACGAGAACGACTATAAGTTTCCGCGGGACTTTTACAACGCGCTGCCTGAGTTCCGGAGCCAGGAGTTTCAAGATAAAATGGTGGAAAATATCATTGCGTCGGTGGCCCAGACTCGCAGGGAGATTCGCGAGAAGGTCTACCACACCTTCCATCTGGTTGATCCGGAGCTGTCTGCACGGGTGAAGCGAGGggtggagaagatggatgcgTCTTTCAAACAAGTCTCTCTTTCCAGGCTCTGA